Genomic segment of Saccopteryx bilineata isolate mSacBil1 chromosome 9, mSacBil1_pri_phased_curated, whole genome shotgun sequence:
CTGAGCCCCAAACTAGACACCCTCTCTCCAGAGGCCTTGGGTCCTGCTTTCTGCTCACCCTCCCCATCGCTGCCCCTCAGGCTTCATGACAGGTCATGTCACCTgttctttgtggggtttttttttttttacagggacagagagagagagagagggatagataggtaggaacagacagacagaaatggagggagatgagaagcatcaatcattagtttttcattgcgacaccttagttgttcattgattgctttctcatatgtgccttgaccgcgggccttcagcagaccgagtaaccccttgctcgagccagcgaccttgggtcaagctggtgagctttgctcaaaccagatgagcctgtgctcaagctggcgaccttggggtctcaaacctgggtcttccacatcccagtccaatgctctatccactgcgtcaccgcctggtcaggctctttgtggTTTATGATCTAGGGTAATAACTGACCTATGTCTTTGTGGCACCTGTCGTGGACTGGCCCCAGGAGCCCCACAGCCTCCATCCCAAATCCAGTCCTTCCTCCACAGCAGCCTCTTCATGCTTCACTGTCCCCAGACCATAGTCCTTACCTCCTGTCAACCTCCTTCATGAAAGATGGAGTACTTGGGGGTGTGGTAGGGCTGAGGGCACCTCCCTGACTCTGTGCCCAATTGCAGGTGACCCTGGCAGGCTGTCTTCACAGATTTGCATAATAAACATCTCAATCACACATCACAGACAACTTGAAAAGGTCCCTAGTGGTGACCCTGATGCAGGTCTGAGCCCTCATTAGGGTTGTGGAGGGaggtgagggacagccaccctggcTGCCTGCCATCTCGCCCAGGCTCTGGCCAGCACAGCTGCGGAAGGCAAAAACGGGAGAGTCCCTCCCAGGAGTGCTCTGTGACCACCTGTGGGCACCTATGCCCAGAGGCCTCTGGTTGACTCCTCATCTTCTGCTATGAGCTTTCCTCTCGCATGCACTTCAGCTGCCTTCCCCAAAGTTTGCCAGTCCATTCCAGACCAGGTTTACCAGGATGGTGAGACCCTGGactctggaaactgcccaaggaAGGCCACAGTAGAGGCCAGGTACAGGCTGTGCACACAGCGGGTGTGTGCACCTTTGTCTGCCAAACACAGCCCTGCCTGTCCTCTAGCTAAGAGTGGCCTGAACTTGCCACTACTGCCACCACACCATGGGTCCTCTACTCCGAGAGCCTTCAGAGCTTTCCACTTCTCTGCTCTTAGTTAAGTTGCCATTAATCACCTCCATACGGGCTTTCTTGTCATCAAACAGCCTCAGCTTCCTGcctctcctcaccccctttcccagCCAGATGcgttcccctctctcctttcctgccaacCTCGGGGATTCGTGTCTGATTACTTGACAGTGAGCCAGATGGCCTGGGTTTGGGCTGTTTATAAACTCAAATttcactctcatttttttaaaaaatagggatATTTGATAAGCATTTTGTTTTAACCCTTACAGAGTATACCCCCTTCCCATGCGTGGTTCCCATTGTAGATAACTTCCATCATTGGTTGATGACATTCACTTCTTGAACGAGTTTCCAGATCCAGACCCCAGTCTAATACTCCCTGCACCCCTGAAACAGCTCACTAGATCACATACCACTTGTGTCCTGTTGCAAAAACACAACAGTGGCAAAGCCACAATGCCCCCAGAAGGCCACCTGATGGCACTGTTGCCCTTGTGTTCCTCAGGTAATATCGGCCTCTGTTCCCTCAATAATAATGCTCCTGCTGTGAGCACCCCTGCTTAGTGCTTCAGGGACACACTGCCTTGCTAGAGTTTACACCTGTAAGGattaaagtaaaattatactGTAATTGGCCAGGGTCGCAAGTGCCAATGGCTGAGGCTGGTTCAAGTCAATGTTTGCTGCCCCTTCCCTATTTCTCCTCGAGCTCTGTGCTGCTTTCTGAGCTCCTGGTGACGTAGTCAGGCTTTTCACCAGCTGCCTGATTAACAGTCTGAGAGTGTCCTCCCCTCACTTCCTCATCACTTAGTGTCATCTGCCTGTGCTGAGTCctggcagggacaggggacaggtcCGGAGAGGCACCATTCATCCCTGCCACTGGGGAGAACCTGTCTGGAGGGACACAGGCCAAGCCCACCCTGCCTCTCCCAGTGCTTCCACCAGGTGTCTCAGCTCCTCGTCCGCTCCCCTGCCCCGTCAGTCTGTGAGCTCTCTGAGATCCACTTGATTATGTGCTGGGACTTATTGATTTCTGGCTCAAGTTCTCAGGAGCTGCAGAGGGTTGTGTTtctcttgcaaaaacaaacaatcacACTGGGAGTTTGTGCCTCTTCATCCTGGTAGGTAAAGACTGTCAACAGAGAGGAGCTCAGAGTCAGGCTCTCTCATACGTCAGGGAAAAGTGAGTCCAGTTCCTTCTCAGGCCACCACGGTAGTGGGAAGGCACATTTTCCTCAAGGATCGGAAGTGCCACAGGGTAAATGGAGAGTGCAGGGTGGGATAGGGGAGCCCTGCCAGTGAAGGGAACACTGGCTTCATGCACAGCCGGGCAGCATTTTTCCAGCCCTGGGCCACTTCCTGGGCCAGCCTGTCTCCTGAAACCCCATTTGTTTCGCTTTACGCAGGACAGCTAGGCTCACTCTTGGCAACAGAGATGAGCTAGGTCAGCTGTGTGCTGGGACAACCAGCTCCACTCAAGGGGTTCAGACGATAAGACTGCTGAGGACAAATACTGAGAAGCCTGTGAAGGGGAAGATGGTTTATGTGGAGAGCTGTTGAGGAAAGCTCCACAGAGAGGAGGTGAGGCCAGCCTCGCTGGGACCATGACAAGGTAGCTGGGCTGGAGTGGAGCCCAGGTGAGGGTGGAGGGGCCAAGTGAAGGCTGAGCTTCTCCCTGAGGCAGTGGGAAGAGGGTAACAGGAGTCAGACCTGGCACGgggagggtggggtggtgggCGGAGGACAGCCAAAACCCCGGGTGGCGATGAGAGTGCAGCTGGGGGGGCAGAGGGGTCTGGGACGTGAAGTTAGTTGTCTGGATAGAGGGCTCAGGGCACAGAGAGGAGTCAAGGTGGGCCCTTCTGGCTGAGGGATAGTGGAACCAGGAGGAGAGGCGGTACCAGGGCAGGTGGTGAGTTCTCTTCAGGAGTGAATGGGGCTCTGTCCAGAGGCAGCCCGACACAGAGCTGGGGGCTCGGGAGAGATCTGGGCTTGGGCAAACCTGAGACCCCTCAGCAAGTGTAGAAGTAGAGGCTGTGGAGTCACTTCCTGGGGCAGATGGGTGGGCTGGCCATGGTGACCTCTTGGAAATGAatggccctggccaagtggggtcaCCATGCTGTGAGGGTTACTCGGGCTAAGAGCCAGGCAGAAACAGCAGGCCTGGTGCTGCCAGACCTGTCATGGTTGGGAGAGAAGTTTCAACCTGGATTTTATGTGAAATATCTTAAGTTTTAAATGTTAGTCaagataaaaagtattttaatggtATGAACTAAATTAGACATATCTGCAGACCAATTTTAGACCCAAGAGTAGAGGGAGCATCAGCATTTAATGGATGTGCAGGTGACAAGGAGCCTGGGAGGGATGGCCAGAGAGGTGGGAGGATAGCCCACAGTGGAGGGGTCTCAAGGACACTGTGtgaccctggtgggtgtgctgggcgTGGCgccacacccaggagggagatgagaaggggATGTGTGGGTTGGGGCAGCATCGAGGGTTTCCCTGGCCTCTGAGCCATCTGTAGTAGGGAACGTGGGAGGGAGAGGTTgagcctccctcctttccccgAGCCTGACAACATGTCTTCTTCTTCCCCAGAAAGTCACCGAGACGGGAACACGCTCATGGAACAGAACCGTATGCCAGAATGGGAAGGCTGGCTCTCCTGTAAGAGGACTGCATTCAACTTCAGCATCTCCGGCTGTGAATGGAGAGCCGAGGGCTCCCACTTGGCATGCTGAGCCACACAAGAGCCACTGAGCACCTGGAGCAGTGGCCCTGGCTCCAGCAGTCTCCCTGCAGACAGACAGCCAGGACCTCCCCTCCCTCGGGTGCTTGGCTGACACATGGCATTCTCCCGGACAGGTTGAGCACAGTCTGAGCTGAGCTTGGGGGACAAGAGCCTCCCACACCGGGCTTCCGCATTAGCCACGCTGGTTCCCCTCTTTCCTAGGTGGAACTGAGAAGTCTTGAGGGAAATATGGGCAGAACCCATACCCACAGCAGCTGCTGCCTCTGGGGGGCAGAAAGCCCTGTTCTGTATCTTCTGGCCAAACAGTGCTTCAGAAAACTCTGGAAGCATCGAGAGTGGCTTTTGGATAGAGAACAAAATGCAGACACTTGAGCGCATCAGGCTCAGAAGATAATGCATAATGACCAAATTACTGTGGTCTAAAAACTCCTCCAATTGCATCCAAATTAGCAGAAATAATTTTGATTCGCTTTAATTAGTGACTATGGAGGCAAAGCCTTGGGCTGgtgggcacagtgcctggcatggcaGCTACATGACAGCCAGGAAGGTGAGGGTATCTGGCCTGGGAGGCTGGTGTGGTAATGGGCCCAGAACTTGCAACCAttggttttcttttccattttttaaaactactattccaaagtgagaagcagggaggcaggcagacagactcccgcatgcgcctgaccaggatccaccgggcatgcccaccagggggcgatgctctgcccatctggggcattgctccactgcaatcagagccattctagcgcctgaggcagaggccatagagccatcctcagcgcccgggcaaaccttgctccaatggagccttggctacaggaggggaagagagagacagagaaaggagagggtagagaagcagacgggcgcttctcctatgtgccctgaccaggaatggaattgaacccaggacttccatatgccgggccgacgctctacccactgagccaaccagccagggccaaccattGGTTTTCATTGGTCTTTCCTCTTGTGACGTCTGCTCTGTTACAGATAgcagcttcctcctcccctcctcacccctatGCCATCATTACCTGGCCACCTTCACCACCAGCACCAAGAGAACCTTCCAGACTTCACCATTCACTCCCCATCCTGGGAGTAGGCTCCATATTACCCCCACCACAGATGGGGAAATGGTGACTCAGAGATCTGAGGAACTGCACAAGACCACCCAGCCAGGACTGTTTTGATACTGAAGCCTCGGCTCTTGTCCCTCTATTCTTATTTCTCTTGTCCCCGAGTTGGGAGCCCTCTGATTCAACTCCATGAAACGCCTTGTCTGCCCACAGGGTGAGGACCTCCAGGCTGCAGCCCACCTCCCACACAGCTCTGGACCGGCTGGTGTGTGCCCACGCCTCCTACCTTGAGAAATAGCGCTCCCTTCGAGGCTAGGCTGTCAGAGCCCTTCCCGTTGGTGTAACAGTGATAGGCCACGTCCATGATGGGGTAGCGGCTGGCAAAGAAGAGGCCGCTGTTGAGACACTTGAAGCAACAGTGGccttggcagcagcagcagcagcagcagcagccttggCAGCCACAGCAGCCTTGGCAGCCATAGACCCCGACATCGTACAGGATGTACTCAAAGTAGCCATGCAGCTGGTCTTTCAACTTGGTGGCTGCCCGCTTGTCGAACACCTCCTGCAGACACAGGAAGTCCAGGTTGGCGGGGAAGAAGGCTGAGATCTCGTGGTCAAAGGCCTCGTCCGGGTGCCGCCTCTTGCGCGCGGCTGCCTTCTTCACCACCGAGGCCTTGTGTGGGGCCTTGCTGTAGGTGGCACCTGGCTCTCCGCTGCCACCGTCCAACCCAGCTCGCGCCTTCACAAGGGACTCTCTGGAAGCAGAGGGGCTGCCCAGGCTCCCTGAGTCCCCATTCCGCTGATTGTGATTGGGTGTCTGGCCCCGTGGGCCCCCACCAGCCCCATTCCTGGCCTGGCCTCCAGTGGCCTGGTCATCAGCTTCGGGGAGCCGGCCCCCCTCATCGCCACTGATGCGTACAATGCAGGCATTCTCAAGGCTACCGCAGTCGACCGAGTCCCCGGAAGCCTGGCCATTGGCAGCCTCATCACTGGGGTGACGCCCACCATTGCCCTTGTATTCTACAGAGGCTGTCCTCTTAATGCTCCCAGGGACGGCCCGGGCCATACCATCGCCCTGTGGTGACACCAGGCTGCTGAAGCTGGCCGCACTGATGGAGGTATTGGTGGGTGAATCGATGTAGATTTTGATCTGGGGTCGGCTGGCCCCATTGCGGATTCTGTGCCCAATCTCTTTGGCCCGTGCTTGGGTGTTAAAAACATTGTTGTACCTGGCCAGTGAGTCGGGGAGGAGGCAGACGTTGGCAGTGGCAAAGCAGAAGCTTTTGCCAGTGCCTGTACCCTTCCATTCACTGAGCAGGGCTGCCCCTCCGGCCGGGCCCTTGTCTTCCAGCCGCGAGTAGATGTAGGGCCTGCGGGCACACTGTAGGGGGGACCAGAGGAGGAACCCAAGAAATGCGAAGGGCAGTGAAGTGACCAGGAGACCCAGGTAGATGGGCATGAAGAACACGATGCAGAGCAGCTGGTATTTCTGACAGGGGTCGGGTATGAACAAGGCCAGGAGGCGGTCCAGCAGCCAGTAGCATGGGAAGATGAGGGCCCAGGACACGGCGTGCAGGGCAGACAGACAGCTATTGGGAAAGGGGGTCGTGTACAAAACCATCGCAGCTCACTGGGCGCCGTGGCCGGCCCTACTACATGGTGTCCGTGGCAGTGCGGGCACTTTCCTGGGTGGGATGGGTGAGTTGAGggcagctggaggaggggtcACCTCCTGGTGAGATGTGACTCTGAATGGGTGGTGGTGAGTGTTGGCCAGCCAGTCATGGTTCACCTCAGTGGGCCACGCATGCTCCGCCACCAGGGCCTGCTGGAGAACCTGCGAGACAAAAGGCAAGGgggcttttattcatttttagggaagCGGACTGAATGCTTGGGTTGTTGTCCCCAccccctgttcctgctcctctgACACGAGAAAGCCCATGAGCAGCTGGGATCCCATCGTTAGGAGCCTGGGGTGAACCTGAGAAGAGTCTCAAACCACAGCTGTCTGTCACCAACTGTCCACCAGGTCAGAATGAAGAGGGAACAAATCACAGAGAACTATGGCCAGAGAGTCCTGGGGTGGAGGGCCGTGTGGCTGTCAGGAGGCCCAAGAGAAAGGCTCCCTAGCAACCAGGCTCTCACTGtaccccagcctgcagccagcATCAGACCATTTGTATGGTTTCACCCGACTGACCTCCAGCAGAAATCCCTACCTGACAAGGATGCAGGCAGCCTGGACCTTACTAATATCCAGAATGATCACAATTACCCAGTTACAAGGAATCTTGATGATTCCCTGCAACTTTTGAAGAAGATCCCTGAGGCTTCAAGGGGCTAGCCCAAGCTTCTCCCCTAAGCTCCCAAGATGCAGCTCCGGGGCCCAGCAGAGGCCCAAAGCCACCAGAATGAGTCCACCTTGATCCCCATCTCAAAGCAGGCCTCAGGGTTCTGCCTAGGAGAGGCCACCAGGCATTTATTGTGTTGAATGTAGAATCTCTGAAGACAAGTCGGGTGTTTGCCCAGCCTCCAAGGACCATAGTGATCATGCTGTGGAGAAGCTTGTAGGAGCATAATCGAGTTTTCATCGCCAGATCAGCTGGGGGAGTTATTTCCTGCTCACTGTCTCACCGACCTAGCCTAGCTTCTACCCTGGCTCCATGGTTGGGGTGGGGGTTCTGTCCATGTTGCCACCCATCCTGGTTGGTGAAGGTAGCTCAGGCTTGGATGACCCCTGGCTGTGAGGACAGTTCTAGATAAAGGATTTGAAAGGAGGAGAAGGTCTGTTCTATGCCATGCTGCCCTATAAGCAGAACTGGTACGTGGTCTTTGGGGTAGCTGGAGTTCTGTGATGGGTCAGAGGTGAATGTGGCCTTGATTTTCTCTCATGAAAGGTTTTATGAGAGAAAGTCCTTAACCTTGTTCTTCTGTGTAGCTTGTACCCACCATTGGCTAATCAGGGTTTGTATTTGCTATATGCTGGCATACGACTGGGGGGAAGTCTCCCTATTCAGCTGCCCTGTGTCCTCCTCGTTCCTGCTCTGGCCAGGGAAACTGTCCTGGGAAAGTCCCCCCCCAACCCTGCCTGCAGTGGCAGTGAGTGACCAGGCCATGGAATGTTTCTGGTCCCATTCAGGTATCAGTGGGTTTAAGTGGCCCAGGGGGCCAACAAGCAGTAGTGGCCAGTATGGCAGTCCTCTAAGGTGTGGCAGATCTGAGCATTGCAGCCCTTCCTGCTTGCCCTCCTAGCCCTTCGCAGATGCCCTGGGTCCCCTTTCCAGAGCCCCCTCCCCTACCGCCCTTCAGCAGTTCCCTAGCCAGAAGGAGCCTCCTGGTGCTTCCCACCTGCCCTGCTCCCACCTGCAGTCTCTGCATGTACACCCAGGCCCTGCTGGCGCAGCTGACACAAAAGGGATTGCCACCAATGGAGCTGGGTTCTAAAGCTCTGTGGTTAATTATTTTGTCTCAGTGAAACAAAAGGAGGgtaaacaaacaacaacacaTTAATTAGTCTGATCTACACTTTCCCTGTGAAAGAGGAGAATGAGAGTTAAATATTGGAAGCTGGCAACTTCTCAGTGAACCCTGGAGTCCTCACAGGGGTGGCAGGGCAGGACGCAGGCACACAGGCACCTAGCCTGCATCTCCTGTCTAGACCTTTTCTCTTGCCTGTGCGCTAGGCTGGGTGGGATACTGTGGGTGGCCCAGTCCAAGCTCTGTCTCTGGCAAAGAATGCCTTCCTCTTCCACACTTTgttctctgcatccctgtcccGGGCTGGCGCCATTGCCAAGCAGAGTCCACTGTGGGTATCTGATGGGGCTGACAGGCCCCTCAAAGGCCGTGTATGCTGAGTTGTCACAGCTCACACTCACAGGCTAGGCTGCTGCTCTCTCAGTTTCCTATTTTGAAGCTGACAATTTCTCCTGGGTTCATCCCTTGTGAATCCTGGTGTGTGGCTTCCAGGGCTGCTCAGGATGCCCTTGTCCCTACCACCATAGTCTCCAGAGCTGGGCTACAGTCCCAGCTGCCCTCAGGTCCTCATGGTCACTCTTGAGCCCtgggatcagtgtgtgtgtgtgtgaggagggCTTCAATGCGCCAAAGGGCAACCTCTCTGTCCTATAAGTGGAGACCCCAAACTTATCCCCTCACACCAGCCCAGTTGCTCCATACTCAGTTTGGGCTCTGGGCTCAGGCTGACCTAAATGAAATCCTGGCACTGGAACCAGGCTTGCTGAGCCTCTGTCTTGTTGTCTATGACACGGGGGTGGCAATCCCTGTCTCCCAAGGCTATCATGAGGATGAAAGCTGGACAGGCCACTAAGCTGGCCCTGTTTCTGTCCATACCCCTTGTAGGACTTCCTTGACCTCTCCTTCCTGGAAGTGGGCCCCTACGTACCCTTTGGATTCAGTGGAGTTTGAAGGTGGTACAAGCTGGTCTGTGCACTGCTCTGGGGGCCCTAAACCCACCTGCTGAACTCCCAGGCCCCAGACTAACCCGAAGGGCCTTCAGGTCCTCAGAGATATTGTCCACTCTGTTTATGTGGGAGCTCCTGACCTTCACTAACTTGTTCTTCTCCCTGCAGTGAGGACTGGGCCTGATTGTGACAAGGAGACTTGGCTGTGGAACCAGGACAGACAGAGGGAGTAGAGAGCACCATAGTTGGCAGGTTGACCCAGGTGGAAGGAAACCAGTCCAGGGATGTTTGGGAGCCCAGATGACCCTAAATCTAAGCACTAGAGTGCATAGGTCCTGAGCAGGGCCCAGGAGGACACAGGCCCTACCACTCTAGGGCAGGCATGGGGCATTGACAGCAAGCAGCTCCCCACCACTGTTGCTCCTGTGGTTACTGATGACCTGCAGTGACCTGTCAGCACTGAGACACCCTGCTGCTAACCTGTGGCCTGCAACCACCACAGCATGGGAAGGGGGGCCTAAGACTGCTCCAAGGCCAAGGCCCCTCCCCCTGTACACTGTCTGGAGGGCTGTGGGGCAGCTACTCTGCCATCCTCTGGAAAGAGTACCTTCAGGAATGGGGCCTGGCCAGATCTGGTCCTGTTTGAGTGTTGAAGATGGAGGGTAGGGGTGGGTCCCCAACAGCCTTTGTGGGCCAGCTACAGGGGACAGGACCTCTACTACTGTATGCCAAAGGACATTGGCACCAAAACAGCCACTGCACTTCCTATGTCCCTGGAAATAGACCTGGCATGCATGCTGGTATATAAGACCTGCTGCACAGAGGTTCAAAGGATCCTGGTGGTACTGACTCTGAATTTGAATTTCTTCTACAATGGGGAAGTGAGCAAACAAACCCTCAGTTCTGTCGGTTCAGGCAGCCCTGGCTCCTCTGAGGAAGCCCGCATTATCTTTTGGGATCTCTGAGCCCTGGGGAACTTCTGGGAAGTTGATGGGGGTCAGGAATTTCCCCGTGTGAGGCTAGGATGGGACCTGTCCCTCATTCCTGGCCCTTTCATCTGATCCTCATGCCTGCTGAGCCTTCTATGGAACAGCAGAGCTGGGAGTCCTAGAGCAGAGGACCTCCTCCCATCCTCTTTGTGTCACAAGCTTCTGTCTAGCAGGAGCTGGGCCAAGCCCCAGGCTTCCGCAGGAAAGGCCGAGAGGATTGCTTCAATCCAATTACTGGAATGTGCTCACATCGGCTGGCAGCCCCAAGATGGGGCCAGCCCATTTCTGCCTGGATGCCTGCCGGGGAGGGGTTGGCATGGCAACGTGAGCTCTGAGCCGCTGAAACTTGAAGTCAACTCGTAGCTGGGAGGACAGAAAGAATGACTGAAGAGGATGCTTTTCTGAGCAATGCAGGCCAGACATCCAGGCTAGTCCCTGAAAGTCACATCTCAGAAGCAGGACAGTAGTCTGGCGTCTGGCATGACATGTATGGCATCTGATGTGCCATAGTGGTGACTCCACCAACACAGCTGTGCCAGGTAAATGCCTATCACCCTTCTAGGCATCTAGATCCATCTGTATCCCTTTCTTTGAAGCCCTCCCTGGCCTCCCTGTTCCTCCTATGCACAGTCCCCAACTGTCTCTTTAAGCAGGCACGAGTCTACACCTCAGGCCATCCCACTGCAAGATCCCCACAGCCTCAATGGGATAACTCCACTTCTCTGGCCGTGGCAGACCCACTTTTGTTGGCCTCACTCTAGTCCAAGGGGAGGGCAGTGAGCTACACCAGCCAATGGGCACCACAGCCCCCTGACTCCAACCTGAATGGTCATATAACCCAAGTTCTGGAGCTTTACTGGACCCTCTAAGCAAAGaggacttcattttcttttagatGGAAGCACTAAGAGCCTGGAGCTTCTGGAGCCTTCTTTTAGAGTAAatccaaatcaaaggaaaaaacccTAGGGCTGGAAGGGGAGGCCAAGTCATGCTGACATCTTTGAGCTCCAATTTCCCTGTACCTGAAGCCACACAACTCCTAGACTTTCTAATTAGGAAGTCAAGAAATTACTCTTTTATTTGCTGTAGTCACTTTGAGTTGTATTTCCGTTACTTGCCACCAAAGGCATCCTGTCTACTGTATACCAGCTACATGATCTTTCTAAAACTCAGTTCCTTTCCTATGAAAGCTTCCTGTGGTACCCATGGGGCAAAAGGGGCCCCCTCCTGAGTCCCTGAAGGACCTTCAACACCTGGTGCTACTGTTTGTGTATGGTCAGCATCCCTCAGGAGACAACGGTGCAGACATTACGAACACAAACTTGGGTGTCACGTGCTGGGTTTAGGTCCTCTTGTTGGATATCGAGCACACTGCTTAACTGACCCTCTGAGCCGTGGTTTCCTCCTATGGTACACACGAGTAAGAACACTGTCTCAGTGTGGTTGGAGATGATGCATGGGCTACGCTTAGCACAGTGCTTACCACCTCTCAGGTAATATATTTATTACTACTAGTGTTGATTTTCTTGCTGCAAAAGCCCCCAAGATACAGCTGTAACTCTCAAAGTCTCCTCCTCATATGGTTGGTTGCTTGACAGAGAAGGTACCCTACTATCCCAGTTGAGGGGCTAGGATGGTGCAAGGGATGTTGGGGCCTCCATTTCTTAGTAGAACTGTCTGTGTGGGCTGCTTGTGCAAGCCCAAGTCACAAGCAGAAGCCAGGTGCAGGTAAAGGGGCTATAAAATTTTCCAGGGAACTTTCCATGGGAGCTATTAATGCATCACGTGGTTTCTGAGAACAGGAATAgactgcatgcagttctgtagcTCTCTTTCCATCAGCGGCCTTGGTGTTTCCATGTCAGAACTCAGAAAACCCAGATTAAGCAGATTCTTGCGTGACTGGAAGGCAAACCTCAAGCTAGGTTGGAGGTATATGTGCCAGGGATGCCTGCATCAACTGAGTGTTTAAATAGCAGTACCCCTGGGTCAGGACCTTGTGCTGCAGTGACATGGGGCAGCTGCCCTGAGAGTGGGCTCCATCACAGGAGGGGTCTGAGTTTAAAGTCCCTACCCTCTATTGCCTGCCTTTTCAGAACCATCTGTTGGTGACTGCAAAGGGAGCTGTTAAGGACAGGCTGGATGGTGGATGGCACCTGAATCCACACGAGGCATTTTGAGTAGCATCTCTCATTCCCATGGACCCTTGTATTATGCTCAAGACCTGCTTGCAGCCAGATCTGTCTGCTTAGAGTCTGCTGGGTGCTGAAGGCCACAGGGTTCCTATCAGTCCTGTGCTGTCAGGGAGACTGAGCACAGGGTGCGGgaaatcgggggggggggggtgagggccTCCTCCATGATGAGAATCAGATCTGAGAGCACTCTGCTCTCAGAGTCTTCTCCATGTGGGCACTGACAGGGCAGCtccaggccagggctggagcaggCAGTTGTGACTACTGGAAAAGAGGTTTCAAAATCCTTAAGTGAGGCTCAGATCAGGAGGTCACGTGCCAATAGCTGAGCATCTAGATGGCTGTGGGCCTCTTACCTCAAGTGTTCTGTGACTGCCAGGTGCTGAGGTCTGTGCCTGACCTGAGCCTTGCAAATAGCCATAAGCAAGGGATCCTGGAACTCCCCAGCAGGTCACTTCACCTCCCTCAGGTGACCTCTGTGGTATCTGCTGCGTGACTGAGTGCCAGCCCCACCATGCTCCCAACTGGTCAGTGCCACCTCCATCCTCAGGAGAGACCCTCCTCAGGGACAGAGACCAGGAGGAATCTTGCTTCTCTCAGGCTCTGCTGTTGAGGCTTCTGTTCCGCACAGTCCCTGCTTCCCGGACACGAGGGCTGATGTTAATGGTTCACGAGCCGAAGAAGGCTTGGAACATACTTTGCTTAAGAAGAAATGACAG
This window contains:
- the SMPD3 gene encoding sphingomyelin phosphodiesterase 3, whose translation is MVLYTTPFPNSCLSALHAVSWALIFPCYWLLDRLLALFIPDPCQKYQLLCIVFFMPIYLGLLVTSLPFAFLGFLLWSPLQCARRPYIYSRLEDKGPAGGAALLSEWKGTGTGKSFCFATANVCLLPDSLARYNNVFNTQARAKEIGHRIRNGASRPQIKIYIDSPTNTSISAASFSSLVSPQGDGMARAVPGSIKRTASVEYKGNGGRHPSDEAANGQASGDSVDCGSLENACIVRISGDEGGRLPEADDQATGGQARNGAGGGPRGQTPNHNQRNGDSGSLGSPSASRESLVKARAGLDGGSGEPGATYSKAPHKASVVKKAAARKRRHPDEAFDHEISAFFPANLDFLCLQEVFDKRAATKLKDQLHGYFEYILYDVGVYGCQGCCGCQGCCCCCCCCQGHCCFKCLNSGLFFASRYPIMDVAYHCYTNGKGSDSLASKGALFLKVQVGSTPQDQRIVGYITCTHLHALEDDSAIRCEQLDMLQDWLADFRKSTSSSSTANPEELVVFDIVCGDLNFDNCSSDDKLEQQHSLFTRYKDPCRLGPGEEKPWAIGTMLDKDGLNDEDVSTPENLQKVLESEEGRREYLAFPTSKSPGAYKKGRKDVLKGNGRRLDYMLYAEEGLCPDWKAEVEEFSFITQLSGLTDHLPVAMRLMVSAGEEEA